The DNA sequence GACCGCATCTTGCATCTCGGGGGTGAAGGTCCCCGTCATCCCGAAGTCGTAGAAGACGATTCGACGACGACTGTCGACACCGAGGTTGCCGGGATGCGGGTCTGCGTGGAAGACACCGTCGACGATACCCATCTTGAAGTACGCGTCTGCGATTTCGTGTGCGATTTCGGCAGGGTCGAACCCGGCGTTTCGGAGTTCGTCAACGTCCGTTATCTTCGTACTCTCGACGTACTCCATAGTCAACACTCGTTCAGACGACGCCTCCGAGTACAACGTCGGTATCTTGACGTCGTCGACGTCAGCGAAGTTCGCACCTATCTCGTCCATCATTCGCCCCTCTCGGTCAAAGTCCAGTTCCTCTTTGATGACGCGTTCGAAGTCGTCGGCGAGGTTGCGAAGCGAGAAGTGGTGTCGCCTCGGGGCGATGGCGATGACGAGTGGAAGGAGTCGCCGAACCACGCGAAGGTCTACGTCGATGATATCGACGACGTTCGGACGGCGAACTTTGACAGCGACGCGCCGTCCATCGTATCGTGCTTCGTGAACCTGTGCGAGTGACCCACCAGCCAACGCGTCCGGGTCGAATTCGTCGAAGGAATCCAACCCGATATCGGCCGCGACGATTTTACGTATCTCGTCGAACGGTCCGGGCGGGACGGTGTCCTGAAGCGTGATGAGTTCTTGGGCGTACACCAACGGGACGATATCCGGACGCGTCGAGAGCACCTGTCCAATCTTGATGAACGTTGGACCGAGGTCGACCATCGTATCGCGCAACTTGCGGGCCCGTTCTCGATGCTGCTCTTCGGTCACGACTCGGGGACGGCCGACGAGGACGAAACGACGGTGGTCCCGGAGGAATGCGACGAAGAAAGGGAGAAAGCTGAGTGCAATCTGAACGAAGCGACGCGGATACTGGAGCATTCGATTCCTCGATTGAGTGATACTATCGCTGGGACCAAAAACGTAGAGGCGGGGACGTATCCACTCGTCCGCCTGTCTCACCTACTTCGAACGTGTCGAAACCACCACGAGTCACTGACGAATCACCCACGGATGGTCCCCGGGTACCGAAGGTGACTGCCGGAACGGTCAGTGAGTGACGGCCACCCGAGTGGCGGGGTTGGCTCTTCACGCTCCGAGAGTTGTGCTTCGACGAATCCGACACGAACGTACACGTCACGGTCGAACTCCGCGGTCAGTTGGTCGTCCCACCGTTGTGCGAGGTCAGGTGGAATCTCTTGGTCACGCGGGACGGCGATGAGAACGTTGACCTGCGGTTCGTTCCCGAGGAGTATGTCCACCGGTTCGTAGGTGACGGAGACACTCACGAGTTCGACACCCGGGAGGTCGGCTTCTTCGAATCCCGCTTGGAATTCGTTTTGCACTTGTCGTTCGAACGACTGCGTCTGGAAGGTGGTGAAGGTGACCGCCCCGAGGACGAGAGAGAGGACTGCGATGCCGACTGCGATGACGGCAATCCGACTGAACAGCGACGACTTGACCCCTTCGTACTTCCCGGCTTCGAGCGGTTTGAACCCGGAAAGGTAGAGGAGGATGAGTGCAGACAGATTAATTGCGAGCAGGTTGACGAGAACCAAGACAGCAGCCGCTATCGCGACACCGGGCAACCCAAACGCGATTCCGAGGCCAGACGTCGCTGCTGGCGGGACGAGTGCGACTGCGATAGCGACCCCAACGAGTGTCGACCCAGAACCCCGGATGATACTGATACTCCCGGCGAGACCGGACCCGAGAGCGAGGAAGAGCGACAAGAAGTTCGGACTGGTTCGCTCGGCGACCTGTGGAATCGACGTGATATCGAGTTGGGGGGGAATGAGAATCGTTTGCTGGAGGAGGAAGCCCATAACCGCACCTGTCGCAATCGCGGCGAGCAGACCTGTCACCTGAAGCATCACGCCACGGCGAGTCATCTGCTGGTCGTTGAGGATGGTGCCGACACTCGCAGAGATGGCAGGGCCCATCAGCGGTGCGACGACCATCGCACCGATGATTGTCGCTGCTGAGTCGAGTAACAGACCCGTGGTTGCGATAATCGTACTCAAAATCAGAAACGCGAAGAACGTCGAATTAGCCGGTGCAAGGTCCTGAGCCCGCGCGTACAGTTCTTCACGGGAAATCCGAAGACCGGGGAACCGCTCGACGAGTGCCGAGAGTCGCTGTGAGACAACCGTTTCGGTCGGGAGGACGATTGTATACGTGTCCTCCCGAATCCCCGCTTCGGTGAGTTCGTCCATCACCGTTTCGACACCACTGGGTGGGACGGGGAACTGGACCATCGCTTCGAAGTCACCCCGACCAACCTCCTCAAAAACCGCGTAGTCGATACCCTGTTCATCGAGTGTCGAGAGAACGCTCTCTCGGGTTCCTTCGGGTATCAACACCTGAACGAGACGCATAGACCGTATATGCTCTCTACGATAATAAAACTGGGAGCGAGATGACATAAATGGGTGCACGTCTTCGTCGTTCGTCGTGCGACCGGTTCGGAATCGACGGACAGGAACGAGGGTGTTACACGGATACGTCCGTAATTCGGTATGTGAGTATTCGGAGACTGTGTGCTCCGTAGACAACTATCGTCGCCGAACAAACTGGGGTGTTTCCCGGATGACTGACCGAACCGGTCAGTTTCGAATATCGATGCGAATCTCGTGGTCTTCGCCCTCGTCGGTTCGGTGCCCACAGAACGGACAGTATTCGTAGTAGTGAGCACCCGCTTTCACGTTGTAGCCCGCTGTTTGGTCGCACTCGATGCGAGTCGTAGCGCGTGGGGGCTCTGGGGGTGCTTGTCGTGACATACCACCCGGTGGACCGTAGTCGCATTTATACTTATTCGTCGTATGTTTGTATTCTATTTTGGTCGACATTCGCTCAGCGCGAGACACACGCGTATTGCTACCAATCGACACAGACGAACGTGCTGGGACCTTCAGTCGGAGGGGACAGACCCGTCTTTGTCGTCGTCCACACCCCCAGACTGAGGAGAGTGGCCGGCGTCGTCACTCCCGAGTTCGGGTTCAGACTCGTCTTCAGATTCGACTCCGTCGGTAGGTTCCGAGAGGAAGTCTCCTGTCGCCCTCGGTCTACCGACTATCTCCGGGACGATGTGCCGAGCGCACTCCACCACGACGATGAGTAGCAGTGGTCCCAAGAAGACACCGTACCATCCAAAGAGGAGTGGACCAATCGTGTACGCTAACATGACTGCACCGACGTGGAGGGACCGCCCTGAGACGTACGGTCGCAGGAGTTGGTCGGGAAGCGTATCGACGATGACGACAGAGACGACGGCGAAGAGGACGACGAACCAGAGTGCCGACGGGTCGGTGAGGAGGGCGTCGACGAGCAGCAACAACGCGAGTGGGACCCAGACGACTTTGATACCGATGACGGGAATGAGGCTTCCGACACCGGTCAAGAGACCGAACAGTGCTGGTTCGGGGATTCGGACCGTCGCTGGCGCGACGAGGTTGAGTGCGCTGTAGGTTGCAGCACCCAGCGCACCAGTGAGCACGGCGTTGAGGATGTTTCCGAAGTAGACCTGCGTGAGGTCACGGTCTACCGCTTCGAGGTACGATTCGAGCACGCTGTCGTCACTCATGAACGTCGAACGCGCCCACGCGGCGATTCGGTAATCGTCACGGAGCAGGAAGAACACCAAGATGAGTGCGATAAACAGGTGCAAGCCGACGTTCACGACGACGGCGAGCGACCCAGAGATGGTGCTGAGAAGGTCCAAGAGTCGCTGGCCGATTCCGTTCGCCAACAACGTCCCAGGGTCGGTGAGTAAGGCGCGAAGCGTGGACTCTGAGACGGCGAGCAGTTCCGGGAACGACGGTATCGAGTCGACGCCGGGAATCGGTTCGGCAGTCAAGTCCCGTCCGAGGAGGTCACGTAGTCCGCGAACCGCGACAGAGATAGTCCACACCACGAGGACCAACACGGGAATCGCCACGCTCACGAGGGCCAACGTCACCGAGAGCGTTCGTGAAGGGACACGGTGGCTGATTCGGGCGTGAACCGGCCGGGTCACGTAGTAGAGGAACAACCCGAGGACGAACGTTCCAACGTACCGCCACGTGACGTAGATGACGAGTCCGAAGAGGAGCACCGTCAGCGCCCACAGTCCCGCCCGTTCCCGAGAGAGTCGCAAGTCGACGACTCGCCGAGTCATCGACCGACCTCCGTCTCGCTGAGGCGTTCCATCCCGCTCGATTGTCCACCGCACGGGTGGTTTGAATTGTGAATCGACATCGTATCCTCACACGCGCCGTGGCGAACCACGAACTCGCACTCTAGGCGTTCAAAAGAGATGTACGCCCCGCTCAGGCGGCAGTCGGTTCTTGGCCGAACGCTTCACGGAGAGCGTCTTCCTGTTCGGGAGAGAGGTTCGTCTGGAGAACCTTTGGTGCGAGTGCTTCGAGTTCTGGGACGACGCGTTCGCTCTGAGATTCGCGGACGAGCAAGAACAACGCGGAGTGGCCGGGCTCGATAGTGTCGCCAACCTCTTTGATGAAATCGTCGTCGATACCGTAATCGGCGAACTTCCCGGAGAGCGCCCCGGTCACTGCACCGACGGCCAATCCAAGCCACGGTGCGAGGAACAGGAGCCCGATGAGCATCCCCCAGAACGCACCACCGAGTGCACCAGTTCCGACGAGGCTCACCGCCTGGTCGACTTTCGTCTTCCCGTTTTCTTTACGCACGACGATGGCAGCGTCGTCGAGTTTGATTAGCTCTTGTTTCTGTAGGTCGTACAACTTGTCACGGGCGCCCTTGGCACCCTCCATGGTGTCGAACGCCAGCACCACTAGGCTACTCATTGTGAACGTCAATTCCACGTGACGGATTATCAATACTATTCACGTGTTACGAGAATGTCGTGACGAGCGAATCATATCGCACCGTGGAATATTCGGTGAGAGTCGTGTGTCAGGCAATCCAATACGTGACAGGGCCGTCTGCCACCGGGACCACCGTCCCAGAGACCACGTCGACCCGTCACAGGCTTGTCGAATTCGAAGTCCGAACAGTCTCGATACCGTGTACTCGTCCGCCCCTGAGAACGTCACACACACAGTGCAAATTGCTTAATCTGTTTTCTCACCAATCTAACAGGCGTCATGAGTACGACACCAGAAGCCTCGGGTCCGGCCGACTCCGCATCGAACACGATTCAGACAAACTGGCGGTGGATTGCTGCCGCAGGAGCCATCATCGCCGTCATCGGCCTACTCGCGGTACTCGCACCGTTCGTCACTGGCATCTCGATATCGTTCCTCATCGGCGTCTTCCTCGTCGTGAGCGGGTTCCTCCACTTCATCGGGATATTCAGAGCGAGAAACTGGACGGGGGCCATCTGGGAACTCGTTCTCGGTGTCGTGACCCTCGCTGCCGGGATAATTCTCCTGCTCAATCCGGTCTTCGGCCTCGTCACGCTGACGCTCCTCGTCATCGCCTACCTACTCGTGAGCGGTGTGGTGGAAATTGCGATGGGGATTCGTCTCCGCGGCGAACCGAACTGGTTCCTGAGCATCGCGAGCGGTGCAATCGGTCTGCTCTTGGGTGTGATGCTCTGGGCCGGACTCCCATCGACCGCAGTGTGGGCGGTTGGTCTGCTGTTCGGCATCAACCTCCTCGTGAGCGGTGTCTCGATGGCACTCCTCGCCTACAGCGCCCGCAACGTGACAGCTGCTGCCGAGTTCGAACAGGCCGCAGAAGCAGGTGGCGTCTAACTCTCACCGGCGGCGTCGGTGACTGTGGACGAGGTGGGAGACGAGTGTCTGTCCCTTCTGGCTACGATTTTGGAGGCACGTACATGGGGGCGTCCACACCCAGTTGGTAGCCATCGGTGCGTGCGACAGCATTCAGGTACTCGGACATCGCGTACGCCATCCAGGCTTGTGCCCAGCGCATCAGCGTCGTCTTGACTGTGTAGAACTTGTGCTTCCGGTAGTAGAATCGTCCATCACCCGCATAGAGGTTCTCGATGGTCCACTCGATGATTCTGGAAGCCATCTCCAGGTCACCCGCAGCGGTGAAGACAGCGATGGCAGTCGCCGCGGCGTGGATGTCACGCGGGTACGACTTCGACTCGTCCCAGTTTGGCGCACCGTCGGCGTCGAAGAGGACAGTCCGATAGAACGCGAGTCCACGTTCGATGGTCTCGTCGTACCGCGACGAGTCACAGACGTGCTTGTACCGGAGGAACGCGTCGAGGATGAACCCGTTGTGGTGGTTGTCCATCGAGAGGTGCGAACTCGACGCCGGCACGCGGTAGGTCCAGCCACCGATATCGGCCTGCTGGTCGGCGATGAAGTCGAGAATTGCCGTCGCTCGTTCGAGGTCCGACTCGTCTCCGTAGTGTGCGTAGATATCCACGAGGAGTCGTGCCCCGAGTGCACCCGAGTTGAGTGTATAGTACGTGTCGGGGTGGTTCATGTGGTAGTTTATCTTCGCGCCGCCATCGACCTCTCTGTAGTCGAGGTCCTCGACGACGAAGTCCGAGGCCGTTCGCGCGACGGGAGCGTACACCGGGTCGTACGGAGACGCTGTGAGGAGTGCCTTCACCGCGAACGACGTCGAGACGACGTCTGGGTCGTTGGGGACGCCCTTCTGTTCCAGATGTTGAATCTCGTGTTTGTGGCCACCACAGAACCCGTGGTAACCGATGCTCCGATTCTCGATGAGCCAATCAGCGAGGCGTCTCGCTTCGTCGAGGTAGTCTACGCTCGTCTGCTCACCCATCGCCTGCGTGTAGTGGTGGTAGTTCAGATTCGCAATCGTGAACAGTGCAGTCCCCTTGTAGTTTCGACGTTGTTCGACGAGGAACAACGGCCGGACGTTGATTGGCGGACGTTTGACCATCTCTTGGACGGCGAGGTTGACCCACTTGTTTTCGAACGGAAGTGCTCGAAGCAGTTTGCTGCTCATCCCATCGCCGTAATCCCACCCCTTGTAATCTCGGGTACGTGCGTATTCGAGGGTGTCCGAGAGAATCTGTGTGAGTGGTTGCCCGCCGAACTCCACGGCAGGTTCTTGCACACTCGTCTGTGGGTGTTCGGAAGCGGAGAGAAGTGAGCCATTCTGCGACATAGTACTATCGTGAAAGACAGACGTTGACGGCTTTGTTACGAGTATCCTATGCAATCGAAAATCGGGCGACTGCGGAGTTACTAGTCCCATACGACGGAAGTGGCAGGCCAGAGCCCCGTACGGTCCCCCCTCTCAGAGAACTCGTCGCCAGAGGACGGTACATATGTGATAGCCAAACGCCCGATGTACGTCGTTTATTGAAACTAAGTGCGCGTATAACAAAACGGTAGAACCGCCACATTCCGTGTATGTCCACGAATCGGACGGGAGCGATGAAAACGCTGCTCGTTGGACTCGACTCGGCGTGTCTCCCGGTCTTACAACCACTCTTCGACGACGGTGAACTGCCGACGCTCCGCAGGATATTTTCGTCCGGCGTTCACGGTCCACTCGAATCCCAGATTCCACCATGGACGGCCAGTGCGTGGCCATCGGTGTACACCGGGATGAATCCCGGCAAACACGGAGTGTTCGACTTCCTCTCTTTCGATGGCTACGAGTGGAGCGTCGTCAACGGCAGCCATCTCAGAGAACGAACGTTGTGGGAACTGTTAGATTATCACGGGTTTTCGAGCGTCGTCGTCAACGCACCGGTGACACACCCATGTCGACCCTTCGATGGTGCCCTCATCCCGGGCTACACGGCACCGGAGAACCCACAGGGTCACCCTGTTGGTATCGTAGACGACGTTCGCGACGCAATCGGAGCGTACCGTGTGTACCCACGTGACCCCTCACCGACCGACGCCTCACCGAGCGAGCGGTACTGTGAACTAATTCGCATGCGTGGAGACGCATTCAAGTACCTCGTCGACCGCTTCGACCCGGACTTCGGATTCATCCAGTTCCAACAGACGGACACCGTCTTCCACGAACGACCCGGTGACCTCGAATCGGTTCGCGACATCTACGCCGAAGTCGACCGACAACTCGAAGCCATCCTCGACGCCTATCAGCCCGAGAACGTACTCGTCGTCAGCGACCACGGCATGGGTGAGTACACAGGCTACGAGTTCCGCGTCAACGAGTTCCTCCGTCAGCACGGGTTCGTCAAGTCCGTCAACGGTGGCCAAGGAATGCCGACGTGGGCGACGGTTCGAGACGCAAAACTCAGAGCGGGCATCGAAGCACAATCCGTCGAAGAGAGCCTCCCCGCCAGAGCGATGCAGTTTGTCGCCCGAACCGGCCTCACGAGTCAACGTATCGGAGGGTTCCTCGAACGAATCGGTCTCGACGAGTTCGTCGCGAACCGAGTCAGTTCCGACGTCATCAGCGCCGGTACCCAGCAGGTCGACTTCGAGCACTCTATCGCCTTCATGCGTTCGCGGACGGAACTCGGAATTCGAATCAACCTCGAAGGACGCGAACCGAACGGTGTCGTCCCGCAATCCGAGTACGAGTCGACCCGAGAGGTACTCATCGACTTGCTTCGAGACGTCACTGGCCCCGATGGGAGACCGGTGTTCGACGACGTCTCTCCCCGCGAGCAGTACCTCTTCGGCCCCAGAGACGACGATGCCGTCGACATCGTCCTCGTCCCGCGAGCGTTCGACCAATTCCTCTCTGCGATGCTCGACGACGACGTGTTCGGTGAGCCATCGGAACCGTGGAATCACAAACTGAACGGCATCGTCGCAGCAATCGGAACCAATGTCGACACGGACGTGTCCCTCGATGGGGCCCACCTGTTCGATATCGCACCGACGGTCCTCGCGACGTTCGGTATCGAAGCGGACGAACAAATGGATGGGAGCGTCCTCCCATTCGTCGACCCAGTTGGGAGACGGTCGTACCCAGCACTCGACACCCAGCCAGTCGACACGACGACAGACAGTCGAGTCGAAGAGCGACTCGCCAACCTCGGCTACATCGAGTAGGAAGTTCCTTCTCCTCTTTTCGTTCGTCTGTCGGTGAGCAGTCGTTGAAGACGGGCAGCACCGTCATCTGTCGTTATTCGTTGAATAACACGTTCGACAGAGACTCACGAGTGAGAGACTGACACCACATTTAGAAGGACCGACCAGCGGAACGACGAGAGACGCTGGCCGTCACCGTGTCGACAGGAGACGAGTCACGAAAAGAGTGGTTTGCCCGCAGACACCAGAAGAGTCGACGCGAGAGTTAGACGTATCCGAGGTTCTCGAGTCGCTCTGTCACGACGTCAGGCGAGATAGCGTCGTCTTTCGCCACCGTCTCGCTGGTGACGATATCTTTGCGTTCCCCGTTGTCGTAGACCGACGATGGAACTGTGACGAGTTCCTCGGTTGGGATTCCCGGTGAATCGGTCCTACTCACCAGTTATCGGCCTTCCTGACCTATAAGAAGATTATAACAAAGCGCTCAGGGTGTGCTGATATCGTACGAACAATGAGTATCGAAATCCGGTATGCATCCCAAGACGACATCCATCAGTGGGACCAGTACGTCGCGCAGTCACCACACGGAAATCTATTTCATCAGTACGCAGCGCTCGAAGTTCAAGCGAAGCACTCTGGTTCGGAGTTGTATCCACTCATCGGGTTCAAAGGTCAGGAGGTAGTCGGTCTCTTTCCGCTCTTCAAAATCTCGAAGGGGCCAATCAACACGGTGTTCTCACCGCCCCCCGAACTCCGCGTCGCGTATCTCGGACCCGTCTTGCTCAACATGGACCACATGAAACAGCGAAAACGCGAGAGCAGACACCACGAGTTCATCGACAGTTGTTTCGAGTGGGTCCAAAACGAAATCCGACCGCAGTACACCCACATCCGTCTCGACGGGGACTACGACGACCTCAGGGCGTTCTCGTGGAACGATTTCTCCATCTCCCCTTCGTACACGTACCACGTGGACCTCACCGAGGGCGAAGACGACGTGCTGATGAACTTCAGCAGCGACGCCCGGTCGAACATCCGAAACGCCCCTGAAGAGTCGTACACCATCGAAGAAGGCGGTCTCAGTGAAATCGACCGCATCATCGAACAGGTTTCGGACCGATACGAAGACCAAGGTGTGTCGTTCCACACGACTGCCGAGTTCGTGAAAGACCTCTACACGAACCTCCCAGAGGGACAAATCCGACCCTACACGCTCCGAGTGGACGGCGACTTCATCGGTGGGATTCTGGTGACAGATTACAAAGACATGGTGTCTCGGTGGCAAGGGGGCGTTCGAACCGACATCGACGTCGACATCGCGACCAACGACCTCCTCGACTGGCAGATTATGTGCGACGCGATGGACCGGGGCCGAGCGACCTACGACCTCGTCGGTGCAGACAACCGCCGCATCAACCGATACAAGTCGAAGTTCAACCCATCTCTCCACCCCTTCTACAGTCTCGAACGCAGTGAGGCGGGGATGGGGAAACTCGCACACATCTACAAAACCCTCCGTCAGCGTGCGTAACTCGAACACTTCACTGTCCACTGTCGGGTTCTTTTTCTAGGCCTCCACGCCGTCGTGACGAACGTGCACTGTCTCGAAGGGGCGTTCGCGAGACGACTCCCGACTGGTAAATCGCTCTGCTCGACAGTCGCCGTCTGCCGACGCTGGATTGGCGACTCGTTGGGGGACCAAACGACGACCGCGAAACGTCGTGTGGTCGTAGCCGAGCAGAAAAGCGAGACCATCGTTCGACCGCTCGCGTCAGTGGTAGATACAGTTTCGAGAACTCGTCATCGCATGTCACACTCACAATCTCGACCGGTCACTCTGACCAGCAGAGACAGAGATGAGTTCAACGGAATAGTGGGCAGGTAAAGAAGATCGGAGAGGAGTCACAGATGGGTCATTTGCGGTATTTGACGACAGCGATGAACAGTGTGACAGATATGAACGAGAGGAGAAGCGAAATTACAACAGTTCCATTCCCTACATAGTCATCTAGCAGACTTGCCCAGAGGACGAACGCACTGAACAACAAACCGAGAACAGGGAGTGGGTCATCGAGATCTTCGATGAGAGAACCCACGATTCGCTTTACATATTCATTCATTCAAAGAGACAGTTTGGACTGGGAAGATAAATACTATCTGCTGACACATATCCCATCTACCTATCGGCTGTTCTACGGGCCAAAGTCTCGAACGAATAGGATTTCAACAGAGCCAAATTTCCTACCAGTAGTAGGTCCTAAATACGGAGAAGTGGCGTGCCACGTGTAGCGTCTTCTGTGCGTCCAAGTGTCACGCCAAGTCCTGCGATTGGATGACGTCCCACGACTGCTCACCTTCCTTCGTGAGGCCGTACACGCGGCCTTTCTTCCGGTCTTCGGGGACGAGAAGTTCTACTTGCCCACGCTTTCTGAGTCGCTGAATCGACCGGGAGATGTTCGCAACGTGTCTGTCCGTGTCGGAGGCGATACGCGTTGGCGTCGCGGGCCCTTCGGCGAGGCGCTCGAGAACGGTCAATCGGTACTGGGAGCTGATAGCATAGCTGACCATGTCCCAATTGATGTTGTCGTTCGTATCAGATTGTCCGTCTTGCTTACTAGCCATTCATCAGATTAACAGCCAGATAATTACATAAAGTCTTTGGTCGAAATATATTCAGTATTTTCTGAACATCACGATAACATATACATCAGATAGTAGTAAAAAACACACCACCGTCGTAAAATACGATATTAACAAGAGCCAAATAAAAGATATACTGTCTCGATTAAACTCACATTTACACAGTCAAACTACAGAAAACCACCAGACTAAGTACAGACACACGAATCGTCGTGTTCAGCCATCGGCGTCGACACGTGAGTGGCCAGTTTCTGATAATTACTGGTACAAAACAAAATATGTTTTGATTAATACAACACACAACGTTCGTCTATCCGGACTAGTTGGGAGTCTCACTTCGTACGAGGAGAGATTGCGCGCGGTGGGATACTAAATGAATCGTGACTACTAGTTCGGAGCGAACGTCACGGAACAACGACAGCGATAGCTGAGAACGGGTTTGAACTGTGTCCGCCTTTCTCGACGACACACTACTGTCACGTCGGGTGTCTCAGCGCCCGCGGTAGTACCGTCGAGAGAGCGCGAACCCCGACGAGTAGACGCAATTTTCATATAGCGCTATACAGTTTATTCGTGTTAGTCCCAATTCCCGCCACAAGTTGCTAACTATCGTTGTCTGGCAGAGACAACGAGCTGAGTAATATCGTCAGTGATACTACTACTTCCTCAATTTGGTCGAAATCAGAGTCCACAGAACGAGTCACTCGGCAGGATACGGCGTGGAAGGCGGGACGAGAGGGTTTCGAGAGTCGCTGTGGTGAACTACTCGGTTCCCAAATCCTCACTCAACAGGCCACTCGTCTGCACCCAGTGGTTCGCCCCCGAGGAACGCCTCGATACCCTCGTGTGCGTCCGCCGTCGTACAGAGTTCCGCGAACCGTTCGTTCGAGTAGTCGAGTGCCTCGTCGTACTCGAGTTCGGTCATCTCGTAGAACGCCTCTTTCCCCATCTGCACGGCCACGGGACTCTTCGAGGCGATGGTCGATGCGAGGTCTATCGCCGCATCTCGGTGCTCACCCTCGGGGACGACGCGGTTGACGAGTCCCCAGTCGAGGGCCGTCTCCGAGTCGATGAGGTCGCCCGTCAGAAGCAGTTCGAGACAGCGTTTCCGCGTGAGTGACGACATCAGAGGGACGGCAGGACCCATGCAGAACAACCCGACTTTGGGGGCCGTCGCGCCGAATTTGGTCCCTTCAGCGGCGACGGCCAGGTCGCACGCAGCGACGAGTCCAATCCCATTCGCTGCCGCGTGCCCGTGAACAGCGGCGATGACCGGCGTTCGCATCTCAGTGAGCGTCACGAACGGTTCTTCCATCACCGCAACCCACGCCTCGTACTCGGCTTTCGTCTCGTAATCCGCGTGTTCAGAGAGGTCGATGCCGGCCGAGAACACTCGCCCCGCCCCTTCGACCACGATTGCCCGCACGTTCGCCAGTTCGTCGAACGCCCGTAACGCGTCGTCGAGGTCGGTAGCGAGTTCGGTGCTGAAGGTGTTCATCGCGTCGGCCCGATCGAGCGTTATCCGACCCACGTATCCGTCGTGAGTCGTCTCGATGGTATCCCACTGTGCGTCGTCTATCACGTCGGTCGACATGTGTGGACGATTCGCGAAGGTACGTGATAAAAGAAACCATGCACCACATTATGTCGACGACGTCTCGTCAGTCCGAGCGTCGACGACGCTATCGGCGATTTCGACACTCGCCACACCGAGGAGTGCACCGGCGACGACGTCGAGCGCCCAGTGGATACCGAGGTACATCGTCGAGAAGGCGACAGCGCTCGCGAGAATCGGTGCGACGAGTGCCCACACAGGATACTCCCCGTAGGTCCGAACCGCGACGAGTGCCGC is a window from the Haloferax litoreum genome containing:
- a CDS encoding winged helix-turn-helix domain-containing protein, whose translation is MASKQDGQSDTNDNINWDMVSYAISSQYRLTVLERLAEGPATPTRIASDTDRHVANISRSIQRLRKRGQVELLVPEDRKKGRVYGLTKEGEQSWDVIQSQDLA
- a CDS encoding lipid II:glycine glycyltransferase FemX, yielding MSIEIRYASQDDIHQWDQYVAQSPHGNLFHQYAALEVQAKHSGSELYPLIGFKGQEVVGLFPLFKISKGPINTVFSPPPELRVAYLGPVLLNMDHMKQRKRESRHHEFIDSCFEWVQNEIRPQYTHIRLDGDYDDLRAFSWNDFSISPSYTYHVDLTEGEDDVLMNFSSDARSNIRNAPEESYTIEEGGLSEIDRIIEQVSDRYEDQGVSFHTTAEFVKDLYTNLPEGQIRPYTLRVDGDFIGGILVTDYKDMVSRWQGGVRTDIDVDIATNDLLDWQIMCDAMDRGRATYDLVGADNRRINRYKSKFNPSLHPFYSLERSEAGMGKLAHIYKTLRQRA
- a CDS encoding enoyl-CoA hydratase/isomerase family protein — protein: MSTDVIDDAQWDTIETTHDGYVGRITLDRADAMNTFSTELATDLDDALRAFDELANVRAIVVEGAGRVFSAGIDLSEHADYETKAEYEAWVAVMEEPFVTLTEMRTPVIAAVHGHAAANGIGLVAACDLAVAAEGTKFGATAPKVGLFCMGPAVPLMSSLTRKRCLELLLTGDLIDSETALDWGLVNRVVPEGEHRDAAIDLASTIASKSPVAVQMGKEAFYEMTELEYDEALDYSNERFAELCTTADAHEGIEAFLGGEPLGADEWPVE
- a CDS encoding alkaline phosphatase family protein, with amino-acid sequence MKTLLVGLDSACLPVLQPLFDDGELPTLRRIFSSGVHGPLESQIPPWTASAWPSVYTGMNPGKHGVFDFLSFDGYEWSVVNGSHLRERTLWELLDYHGFSSVVVNAPVTHPCRPFDGALIPGYTAPENPQGHPVGIVDDVRDAIGAYRVYPRDPSPTDASPSERYCELIRMRGDAFKYLVDRFDPDFGFIQFQQTDTVFHERPGDLESVRDIYAEVDRQLEAILDAYQPENVLVVSDHGMGEYTGYEFRVNEFLRQHGFVKSVNGGQGMPTWATVRDAKLRAGIEAQSVEESLPARAMQFVARTGLTSQRIGGFLERIGLDEFVANRVSSDVISAGTQQVDFEHSIAFMRSRTELGIRINLEGREPNGVVPQSEYESTREVLIDLLRDVTGPDGRPVFDDVSPREQYLFGPRDDDAVDIVLVPRAFDQFLSAMLDDDVFGEPSEPWNHKLNGIVAAIGTNVDTDVSLDGAHLFDIAPTVLATFGIEADEQMDGSVLPFVDPVGRRSYPALDTQPVDTTTDSRVEERLANLGYIE